TCCCGCGAGATACCCCTCTTTTTTTCCGAAGCGGTGTTCTCCATTCCCCCCCGCTCAAAGACTCGTCAGGCTGCGTCGATCGCCTGACGGTAGGCGCGGATGAGCGCGGAAAAATCACTGTCAAACGCACTGTCCCGGTGATGCTCTCCGATAAAGGCGATAAGCGCGCTACCCACGATCGCTCCATCGGCAATCCGAGCCGCCTCCCCGGCTCTGTCCGGGCTGTCGATGCCGAACCCCAGAAGAACCGGGGTAGCGGTCAGGCGGCGGATGCGGTAAACCAGCCCATGGGCTTTCGTGAACTCGGGTTTTGTGTTGCCGGTGGTTCCTTTCCCCGATACACAATAAATGAATCCTTCGCTTTTCCGGGCGATCAAAGCCAGGCGCTGTTCCCCGGTGGTGGTGGCCACCAGGAGCGGGATGAAAAAATTTCCCCCGGTTTCGGGAAGATAAGAGCGGGCTTCCAAGGGAAAATCGGCGACGATGAGGCCGGAAAATCCGGCTCCGGAGAACTCGTCGATAAATCGCCTGGCTCCGTAGCGGTAGACAATGTTTCCATAGGTCATGGCGATCAGGGGAACTGCAAAGCGTTGCCTGGAAAAGGTCTCGGTGACGCGTTGCGGGGTGACGCCCTGCTCCAGGGCGGCCTGGGATGAGGCCTGGATCACCGGACCGTCCGCGACCGGGTCAGAGTACGGAATTCCCACCTCCACGGCATCGACACCTTGTTCGATACAGATATTCAGGCACCGGAAAAAGGTCGCTTCGTCCGGAAATCCATAAGTCAGGTAGGGGAAAAAGAGCTTTTTTCCGGTAAGCGCTAAGCTATTCCAGTCACGGTTCATTGGTCTGTCTCCTCACTTCCTCTACGTCCTTATCCCCCCGCCCCGACAGACAGAGGATTAGAACCGACTCACCATTCATACTTGGCGCCATCCGGATAGCCTGGGCTACGGCGTGGGCACTCTCAAGAGCGGGAATGATGCCCTCCCATTCCGCAAGGCGGCTAAACGCCGCAAGGGCTTCTTGGTCGGTGACTGCCAGGTACTCCACCCGGCCGCTGTCCAGGAATTGGCTGTGCTCCGGGCCTACCCCGGGATAATCGAGGCCGGCTGCTATCGAATGGGTCTCCCGGATCTG
The window above is part of the Atribacteraceae bacterium genome. Proteins encoded here:
- the trpA gene encoding tryptophan synthase subunit alpha, whose product is MNRDWNSLALTGKKLFFPYLTYGFPDEATFFRCLNICIEQGVDAVEVGIPYSDPVADGPVIQASSQAALEQGVTPQRVTETFSRQRFAVPLIAMTYGNIVYRYGARRFIDEFSGAGFSGLIVADFPLEARSYLPETGGNFFIPLLVATTTGEQRLALIARKSEGFIYCVSGKGTTGNTKPEFTKAHGLVYRIRRLTATPVLLGFGIDSPDRAGEAARIADGAIVGSALIAFIGEHHRDSAFDSDFSALIRAYRQAIDAA
- a CDS encoding pyridoxal-phosphate dependent enzyme; the encoded protein is QIRETHSIAAGLDYPGVGPEHSQFLDSGRVEYLAVTDQEALAAFSRLAEWEGIIPALESAHAVAQAIRMAPSMNGESVLILCLSGRGDKDVEEVRRQTNEP